Within Halarchaeum grantii, the genomic segment CGTTCCCGGAGTATCGCCCCAGCCAGAACGTGTCCGCGAGGTTGTACGCCACCTGCAGCAGCTGGATGACGACGATGGGCCACGCCAAGCGGACCATCGGGCGGACGAGGCCGCCCTCGGTGATGCTACTCTCGTGTCCCGATTCAGTCACTACTAGAACGGCGATTCGTCCCGGTTTCAAGCTCCCGGTTCGGAGTTAAGCGGCAACCCGCCGCAGTTTGCCGGTTCTCGGCGCGAGGGCTCGTTTCACTCGCGTCGAGCGACGTCCTCGCGGCTACCGCCGCTCGGGTAGTGTCCCGCTCACTCCCTGCGCGCAACGTCGTGGCTCGCGGGTCGCTTCGCTCAGCGCTCGCGTATTGTCCCTCTCGCTCGTGTCACTCGCGTCGAGCGACGTCATGCCGCCCGAAGCCGTAGCGGAGCCGGTTCGCGAGGCGCCGCGAGAACTTCGCGTCGCGCCGGGAGTCGAAGCGCTCGCCGAGCGCCTCGTAGATGAGCGGAATCGCGACCTCCTGCTCGAGGGACTCCTGCACCGTCCACGTGCCCGTGGAGCCGCCGGCGACGTGGTCCGCGACGTCGCCGAGGTCCGTCCCCTCCTCGCGGAACGCCTCCTCGCAGAGTTCGAGGAGCCACGAGCGGATGACCGCGCCGTTGTTCCACGTGCGCGCGACGGCTTCGAGATCGAGGTCGTAGCGGCCCTCGTGGAGGAGTTCGAAACCCTCGCCGTACGTCTGCATGAGCGCGTACTCGACGCCGTTGTGCACCATCTTCACGTAGTGCCCGCTGCCGGCGGGCCCCATGCGGTCGTGGCCCTGCGGACCGGTGGCGACGGCGTCGAAGACCGGGACGAGTTCGTCGTACGCCCACTGCGGGCCGCCGACCATCAGCGAGAACCCGAGTTCCGCGCCGGCCGGGCCGCCCGACGTCCCGCAGTCGAGGTAGGCGGCCTCGGTGGCCTCGGCGCGGCGGGTCGAGTCCTCGAAGTGGCTGTTCCCGCCGTCGACGACGACGTCGTCCGCGTCGAGGTGCGGTTCGAGTTCCTCGAGCGCGGCGTCGACGGGGTCGCCCGCCGGCACCATCAGCCAGATGCGCTTCTCCGCGCCGAGCTGGTCGGCGACGGCCTCGATGCTGTTCGCGGGCGTCGCGCCCGCGTCCGCCGCGTCCGCGACGGCGTCCTCGTCGATGTCGAACGCGACCACGTCGTGGCCCGCGTCGAGGACCCTGTCCACCACGATGCGCCCCATGCGGCCGAGGCCGATGACGCCGAGTTCCATACGCGGGGAATCAGCGAGCGCCACCGTAGGGGTTGCGGTTCCGCGAGGTGGCGTAGAAGCACGGTGGCTAGCCGCGCCAAAGGCGCGTGTCAATTAAGTAAGAACCACGCCGCGAGCACAGCAGCGCCGCGAAGACCGGCGTCGCCTAGTCGTCCAGTAGCTCCTCTTCGAGCGGGTCGGTGTCGCCGGTCTGGGCGTCCCAGAGCGCGGCGTAGAGGCCGTCGCGTGCGACGAGTTCCTCGTGCGTGCCGCGCTCCTCGATGCGCCCGTCCTCGACGACGAGGATGAGGTCGGCGTCCGTCACCGTCGAGAGCCGGTGGGCGATACTGAGGGTGGTGCGGTCCTCGCTCAGCTCGTCGAGGCTGTGCTGGATGGCGAGTTCGGTCTCCGTGTCCACCGCGCTCGTCGCCTCGTCGAGCACGAGCACGGGCGGGTCCTGGAGGACGGTGCGCGCGATGCTGATGCGCTGGCGCTGGCCGCCCGAGAGCTTCACCCCGCGCTCGCCCGTCCGGGTGTCGTAGCCCTCGGCGAACCCCTCGATGAACTCGTGGGCTTCGGCGGCCTTCGCGGCCTCCCTGACCGCCTCGTCGCTCGCGTCGAAGTGGCCGTAGCGGATGTTGTCCGCGATGGTGCCGTCGAAGAGGAAGGTGTCCTGACCGACGTAGCCCACCGAATCGCGGAGGCTGTTCACGGTGACGTCGCGGAGGTCGTGGCCGTCGAGGCGGACCGCGCCCCGGTCGGGGTCGTAGAGCCTGAGGAGGAGTTTGACGACGGTGGACTTCCCCGCGCCCGTCGGCCCGACGAGCGCGACGGTGTCGCCCGGGTCGGCCTCGAAGTCGAACGACTCGAGGATGGGTTCGTCGTCGTAGGCGAACGTCACGTCGTCGTAGGCGACGCGGCCCTCGACGTCGTCGAGTTCGACGGCGTCCTCGTCGTCGCCGATGTGGACGGGGATGTCCATGAGGCCGAAGACGCGCTCGCTCGAGGCCTTCGCGTTCTCGTACTGGTCGACGATGTTCGAGACCTCCGCGAGCGGGCTGACGATGCGCTGCGTGTAGAGGATGAACGTCACGAACGTCCCCGCCGAGAGCGTCCCCGTGAAGAAGAGCGGCGGGCCGGAGAAGAGCCAGAGGCCGCCGATGACGAACGTCGCGGCGAACGCGAGGCCGGCGATGAACTCCATGCCGGGCCGGTAGACGAAGTTCAACCGGAGGACCGCCATCGTCGCGTCGTAGAGGTTGTAGGAGGCCTGCCGGACGCGCCCGACCTCGTACTCCTCGCTCCCCGTGGTCTTGACGAGTTCGACGCCGGCGAGCGAGTTCTCGAGGCGCGTGTTGAGGTGGCCGACGTTCGCGCGCTCGCGGGCGTAACGCGGCGCGACGGCGCGCATGAACCAGAACGTGAGCGCGAACAGCAGGGGGACGGCGACGAGCATGACGAGCGCGAGCTGCCAGTTCAGCCACGCCATCACGCCGAGGATGCCCGCCGTCATCACGATGAGGCGCGCCGAGTTCTGGAGGGCGTTGTCGAGGAAGATCTCGAGGTTGTTCGCGTCGTTGTTCAGAATGCTCATCACTTCGCCGGTCTGCTTGTCGTCGAAGAACGCCATGTCGAGGTTCTGCATCTTCGCGAAGGAGTCGGTGCGGACCTCGTGCATGACGCGGTGGGCGAACGTGTTCGCGGCGACGCCGTACACCCACGTGAAGAGCGCCGTCGTGGCGAACGCGGCCGTGATGACGATGGCGGCGAAGCGGAACTGCGCGGCGTCCGTCGTCGGGAGCCACGCCGCCGGCACGAGCGGGAGGACGAACGGCGCGTCGCTCGTGAAGATGCTGTCGAGGGCGACACCGAGCACGAGCGGCGGGAGGAGACTGGCGACTCGCGCGAAGACGTTCGCGACCATGCCGAGCGCGAACCACTCCCAGACGCCCCGTCCGTACGCGGTGAACAGTCGATAGAGCGGCCTGTCCACCGATTCGCGATAGTCGTCGAAGACGCTGTCCTCTTCTGTGGACACGATACCGGCGGGACGCTCTACGGTGTCTTAGTACGCGTGGAACCGGACGACTC encodes:
- the gnd gene encoding phosphogluconate dehydrogenase (NAD(+)-dependent, decarboxylating), yielding MELGVIGLGRMGRIVVDRVLDAGHDVVAFDIDEDAVADAADAGATPANSIEAVADQLGAEKRIWLMVPAGDPVDAALEELEPHLDADDVVVDGGNSHFEDSTRRAEATEAAYLDCGTSGGPAGAELGFSLMVGGPQWAYDELVPVFDAVATGPQGHDRMGPAGSGHYVKMVHNGVEYALMQTYGEGFELLHEGRYDLDLEAVARTWNNGAVIRSWLLELCEEAFREEGTDLGDVADHVAGGSTGTWTVQESLEQEVAIPLIYEALGERFDSRRDAKFSRRLANRLRYGFGRHDVARRE
- a CDS encoding ABC transporter ATP-binding protein, which produces MSTEEDSVFDDYRESVDRPLYRLFTAYGRGVWEWFALGMVANVFARVASLLPPLVLGVALDSIFTSDAPFVLPLVPAAWLPTTDAAQFRFAAIVITAAFATTALFTWVYGVAANTFAHRVMHEVRTDSFAKMQNLDMAFFDDKQTGEVMSILNNDANNLEIFLDNALQNSARLIVMTAGILGVMAWLNWQLALVMLVAVPLLFALTFWFMRAVAPRYARERANVGHLNTRLENSLAGVELVKTTGSEEYEVGRVRQASYNLYDATMAVLRLNFVYRPGMEFIAGLAFAATFVIGGLWLFSGPPLFFTGTLSAGTFVTFILYTQRIVSPLAEVSNIVDQYENAKASSERVFGLMDIPVHIGDDEDAVELDDVEGRVAYDDVTFAYDDEPILESFDFEADPGDTVALVGPTGAGKSTVVKLLLRLYDPDRGAVRLDGHDLRDVTVNSLRDSVGYVGQDTFLFDGTIADNIRYGHFDASDEAVREAAKAAEAHEFIEGFAEGYDTRTGERGVKLSGGQRQRISIARTVLQDPPVLVLDEATSAVDTETELAIQHSLDELSEDRTTLSIAHRLSTVTDADLILVVEDGRIEERGTHEELVARDGLYAALWDAQTGDTDPLEEELLDD